GCTTATAAAAATagatatatattagatatatagaAATAGGTATAATGTATCTACTATGGACACAGTTCTTTATCTGAATGAGTGGTGAGTAATCTTTGGTACTGCAGGAATGGGTTTATTCCgataccaacacacaccaagacaCTAGCATAGCCTATAGCTTGCATATTTGCATCATTATTTGTCAAAACACcactaattaaatatttattatacagaACAATGATCAAATAGAATGACACGGCCTGTATGGTGCATATACCCTGGATGTCTAGGCTAAGGATGTTTTATAGGAACTGAGAACATAGATTCAACTTAAATTGTCCTGAAACATATAAACCATCAGATCTATCAGATGAGTGAAGACTACAGACTTTCATAAACCAGCTGAAAACTGTCACGAAAATTTATATTTCAAGAGAGAATCCACATGCAGAGAGCAGATATGGCACATATGTTCAGTCCACTGAATGTTTTTAGTTTGTGTTGTCCAGGCTTACCATCCGCTAAAACGTCTTTTATGAATGTGGTCTAAATTTCAACGACTGTGAGTACCAGTTATCAGAAAAGGGGTAGAAGCATGTGGAGAAACCCGTCGTGGCTTTTTTGACGCATGCAGGGCATATCGTATACTTGTGAGACCTCACTTTCTTTCCTTATCACCAAAACTAGATTCTGGTATAGCGGTACATACTCTAGTAGCGCCTTTAGCGGGTGCCAGTTAACGCTGGCTTGACCTGACGCGTACCCAGGCAGACTTCACGGCGCCAAGCTTTAGCGCCTATCTAGTGGGTGTCAAATCTACGACTGAAATACCGTTGAGCTCAGTGGATCACAATGATTTAGCTGTTACAACTGCTTTGATGTCTCTTTGAAGATGCAAACGGCCCAGAAGCTTTGTGTCCGCCCAGGCTGAGTCTCACGCTGCTGGATACCACCTGAGTGTATTTGCCCACAGGAGCAGACAAACAGATCAGGCAATGATGCTCCGTGATGTGCGAAAAGCTGCAGCGTGGGGCGCGCTATCTGGCGCCGCCATTCAGCTGTTATTCATACTTAAGATCAAAAAGAGTTGGAAGGAAGCTGGTAAAAATTTCGaggaaacaataaaaacaaacaaacaaacaaacatggcagTGAGTTCGTTCTCTGACACGATATGCAGGAATTTTAAAGCTAAGATTTTGATCAAAGTATCTATAAAATGTCATTGAAATGCAGTAGACTTATGGAGCTTCGTCGCTGCCTcctttatataaatgtgttattttctaGTAAAGATATTAACATTTCTCAAACACCCGAAGACTActtgaaatgtatttacttGTTTCGTCCTAAATTCCCTAAATATACGTAAGTTCAAACAACAGTGATtcacaatgtaaaataaaattatgacttttattttcataaaagaTCTTATTTATGTACACGCTTGTAGTGCTTATTCATATGTACAGTATGCGATTGTTTTAAAGGCAACAAAACAGGGACACGGGAGGTATACATTTAAATTCTACTCTTAAAGGTCATTTTTCGTAATGAAGTGTCCACGAGTGAAACGGCTCCGTTAGTAGTAGCAGGACGCAAGCAGCGACGGTTGAATTCTTTGCTGCGCCATCTGTCGCGGACAGACTCGCTGGCTGAGATGCTGTGGATAGAGCGAGTACACGCCAGGCAGGAGCGAGAGGCGCTGTCCAGTGAGGACGTGGTTCTGAAATGACAGCGGTGACGGGAACACCACATGCGACAGCAGAGACGCGGCGAAATATTCTGTCCGCGTGTCTTGCACCTCACGCTTTAACTTCATTCTTCTGTTTTGAAACCAGGTTTTCACCTAAAGGCACGTTAATAGAGAAAAGAAATAGCTTTTACGTGTGAAGAACATTTAACACTGAAACAGTTAAGCTCAACAGATCCATATACCTGCGTTTCGGAAAGATGCaatttttctgctgtttttcttctttgcgATACGcctaaatatttgtgtttgctgAAGGTTTTTTCCAGTCTTGAGATTTGGTAAGAGGTGAATTTGGTTCTGACGCGTCGATTCGGTCCCGATTCTTGCTCGCCGTCATCACAGACTTCGCTCTCGGAGCCAGAAGAGTAACCGTAGCTATCTGAAACATTAAACGAGGTAGGCTACGATAAGCCCTCACACTGCCTGAAAGGAGAGACGGAATGAGCATCAAGTCAAGAATTGTACTTACTGGTAGGAGACGATGGGGCCCTGGCCAAATCCTTGACATTGTCGCTCACATCCTCACGATGTGTTACGTATGAGGGGTCCTCATTTGACACCAGAGTTCGTGAATCCACTAAGCACGGCATATGTGACTGGACACCATCAAAGTTGGGACTATGTTCCTGCTGAGGTGCGGGCCTATGAGAGCTCTGTGACAGCCAAGCCACAGAGAAGTTCTTGGCCATTACGAAATCTCCTTGTAGACAGCGCTCTAAAATGAGCTGATCAGACGCAGTGCCCTTCTAAGGCCCAGGCTATATGTAGGAGGTGCTAAACCTGTATTTACTTTGCATAAGTAAAAGGATCTCGACGGAGCGATAAGTTTTTCATTGGCGCTGTAATGGAAGTTAATAGATGTCGCAAATGCTTTTTTCACGCGTTGAGTATACTTGTCATATCCAGGCGCCACTGTGTCTGAGCACTGAACTGCCTATCGACTATTGGCTCATGTGAGCCGAGAAACTGGGGATTTACAACAGCAAATAATCAGTAAAGTTGAAAGAAGATTGATATAATCACTTCAGACCATGAACAACTCAACAGAAGAAATTGCCAGTTCTTCAGATAACTTAGCTGTTGATTTTGCGCTATTATTGCCGCTAGGTAGACGTACGTAACGATTTTCGCTATCTTGCTTGTCCGCAAGCATTATGCACAAGTTGAACCTTTATTCAGCCTACGTGGCCAATCGCCATAGTTGGGCAGGGCTGGACTTGTAGCGTCTATAAATCTAAATTCAGCAAACGCAGCGCATTAACATAATTTATTTCGATTGCTAAAGCCAGCATGCCAAACGTATGTCGACTGCTGAATATGTTTTAGTTTTATTGTCTTGTCTACCCTTGCAGCAGACTCGACAGTGGTGAGCAAGCACACACCAAACCAAAACGTAGGTGAGAGAATTCCTTTTGATGTCTGTTAATGGGACAATTTAAATCAGGCTTTGGCGCCTCGCAACCACAGGACTTTTCCCGAGACGTTTAATTGCTTTCTCGGAAATGTGGAAACCTTTGAATGTTGGTCTTGATTTTCCTCATCAAAAGCACATTAGGAGAGGATGTATTCAAGTAAAGCAGACCGAAATTATTATACAGATACTTTAGAACACGGTAAACTGATTTTTTTACAGCTAGCTTATGTAGAAAGCAATTAATGAGTCGTTTGACTTGCTGTAACTTCATTCTTAAAGTGGATTCGGTTATTACAACAAGTGATTCAAGACATCCAAGTTGCTGGTTTAGCTTAAGTAAACTGAAGTTCTGGGTTTTCAGCGACTTGCAGATAAAATAATACCAGACACAGAAGCTTTAGTAACTGATTTAATGTTCTGAATCTGATTTAGTGTTATGAAATTTTAGTGACTGATTTAACTAAAGAGGTCAATTGGTCATGGATTATTTTTATCCATCGGCTGTATTCAACActaatcatttaaatgtatcAGATAATTAGCGTGTGATAAATGCAGCATCATCCACCTTCCACGGAATCTTGGTCTTTGAATAGCACATAAACTCCAGACTTCGTGGAGCCAGTGTCTACGCTTTTAGGAGACAGTGTAAACTCATCAATGAGCAACTTAATTACTACTAATTGTTGGCCATGATCTACTCGTTAGCTCACGTTTGAAGTGCCGctgcagagacaaacagaattAGTTGACGCGCATATGAAAGCGCAGTATGGGATCAGCCCTGGGCATTGGTGGCGTCTGCGCCACGCAGATGAAGCACACTGATTTAAATAAGGCCTGTGAGTGTACTGTTCTCATCCATATCAGCACACCAGGCAGTTTAATAGACAGCTCTGAATGTTGTAAATTGATCTAAACTACCACTAAAAACGCAAATTTGATTGATCATGCAAAGCTTTGCAATTCTGCCTAACAAGTTTAAGCCGTAagtgtgtttaattaaaaaaaaagtgtcagtgaTTTACGATGGGACAGCGTACAGTGTCCTGCACGTTCTATGAACGATGCTTGTGTTACATGCGTGTGGGGAATCCAGTCACAGGACGCGTTTAGGTGCTATTTAGATTATTTCTGGACATTATCATGGTACTGTTATACCGGGGCTGTAACAAACGACACAAATGACAATCATATAGATAAACGTGAATATTACGTTCATAGTTTCTTATTTATAAGTTTCGGATGACTCGTGTGCTTTGAGGAGTTTGAGTAGTGGAATGAGTGTCCCATTTTTGGGGCGACGCGCCCAAGGATAAAAGCCATGATAGTTCATAAGGACCGATATGACTGTCATGACTTGCAGTTAGTTCAAGGCTCATACGGAACACCGTTCTTATCCCATAAAACAACGCTAAGCTATTCAATACTATGCACGTTTTTGTTAACAATTAAACTTTCTTCTGCTGCACCCACGCTCCAGATGGCCTGGTGCCTGaactaaatatttatatttagaaactTGAGAAACTTTAGCAAGTTATCAATTCAGAAGAAACACTTTGTTGTAGTGCTAACATACTTTCAATCCTTTCCATGACAAAGACatcaacattttgaaaacaaatatatttattttctcttaataaataaactttctTTCATAACATTCTTTTATATTCCTATACaaaaatactgtacatatattgcacataaaAATAACTTGTGTTTATACATTCCACACAGTTTTTGGTGTAAGTTAAAAGTAATATTGCATAGAAAACATAGAATGGCCGGGTTGAGAAATCATCTGGTGAGGGACGGTTGGTTGCAGGGGAACCAGCGGAAACGGCGTTAATGACGGGCGCTGTCCGCTGAAACAATGGTATTGAACCGCTGGAGCTGCGGACCACATGACAGCGGGCAGAGCGGGGACCAGATACTCCGCTCTCATTTCTTGGACCTCCCGCTTCAGCTTCATTCTTCGGTTCTGAAACCACGTTCTGACCTGTGTTAAACAAAGAACATGTTTAGCAAATGGTCTGTGAAAACCGATGGACTGTATAAGCAACTTGCACTCATATAAcacctttaaaacatttgtaataataaatgttatttgtaataattatttgtaataatttgtaACAAAACGGTTGTAATAACCTCCGATCTAATATAGAGTGCAAAGACAGCGACTAACCTGAGTTTCAGAGAGATTCAGCTTCAGGGCGGTTTTGACCCGCTCGCCCGCGTCCAGGTATTTATGTTTGCTAAAGATTTTTTCTAGTTTGTCGATTTGGTCCGGTGTAAATTTGGTTCTGATCCTGCGCTGTGCGCCATGCTCCCTCAATCCCTCAATTTCATCTTCAACTGAGGGACATTCAGAACCGGTGGCCTCACTGTCGTAGCCCGAAGAATAACCACCGTTCTCCGAAACTGAATCAAAATGAAACTTGATTATATACTGCAACTGAAATTCGGTTTACAATAATGTGTATAGGTGCAAACAAACTGGCGGAACAGTGAAGCAACTTGAAACCACGATACTTACAGTTTGGGGATGAGCAGTTTCTCGGACTTATGAGAGTAAACAAGGGAGTGTGGTCCTTTGCCTGGGTGTAGGTGAGCTGCTGAGTCTTGCGCTGCGGGGGAAACTTGCCATAAGACGTCGGAGGCCGCGGTTGCACAGAGCACGGCACATGAGGTCTGAGGAGCGCTTGGGAAGTGTCCAGATCGTGTTTAATTCCGGTCTCGTGATAGCTCTGAGCAAGCCAGTCCGCGGAAAAGTGTTTAACCATGTTTCGGTTCTGGTGTTTCCAGGCTGTCGGATTGTATCCAAGTGAGTACAGAATAGTGTTGCGACAACCCGGCAGGAAGGGCTCCCTATATAAGAGCAGATCTCACTGTGCATTagcatatgcatgtatgtgttaaCGCCTGATCGATTCTCAATCATTAGGGCTAATAGGTCGTTATTGAAGGCTTTACATATCCTGTCATTGTGTGAAAGCCTGGCGCCACCGAGTCTGTGAGAACATCTCTGGGACATGGAGCAGTCTGcttattatttaaacaaaaccgTGTCAGGACACCAACGACTGTGGCAAACTCTTTGTCTTATATCAAACATTGCCTGCTCGGTGGTGTTATCTACAGTTGATAGCAGTGATAAGTAGGCCTAGTATGATAAAAGCTAGTCGTgcttacaaaagaaaaaaaaagtgtaacatTTTACTTTGCATAATGATTTTAACCTCATGAAATAAAGGGTTATcgttatattaataatattaagtCATATTATTCATCTTACGTAACTTTTACATAGATTTCCTTAACTGTATACCGTACAGACACGGCCGTCGCATTTTTTTTCCGTTAGAAATGACAAAAACTGGATTGTTACCTTTATATCTGTGCTAGCTAAACGCGGAACACGTTTATGCATGGCTGCTTTTTGGTAGTTTCTTGCTTTCCTGTACGCAGCTTCCTTTTGTGCATGACACAACGGCAATAACGATCCAGTTCAAATGGTTTTGTAGCGACACGTTTCGGACACCCGGAGCGGCGCCGGCGCCACTGCCGCGGGACTCAGCGTTTGGCCCCGTACACTTCTCAGATCAAAGGGATTACAGTAGCAGTGCGGTTAACTTTGATTGATGGACACTTCACACGCACATTCCAGCCAGAATAAGCGTGATACCCGAACAATGGACTTCTCAATGCAAACGATCCTTGCAGCGACAAACACTTAAATTAAACTGTAAAACCTGTTGTGCAGCTCATGCAGCAGTATTATTTCAAGAAAAACCTTGTGTATTTAATGACCGATCACaataacatgcacacagagcacacaaaaACCAAGCACGATATTCGTGTGGCAAGTTTATTTtcaatattgttttaaattacaCATATTTAAGAGAATTATATTCGTGATAAATGACGATACGAAAAGCACTCGCAGTTTGACAAGAAAGACCAATCCTATCTTCTATATGTGTCTCTTAAAGTGTTGTAATCCCCGATTGGGTCTGTTCGCCGATGGATAATATGGTTCGTTAAGACACAACAGTGGTGATAACTACATGCTGAATGTTTCCTTTATCAGTGATCTGTAGCTAGAAAGGTCCGAGCGCGTCACTTTccaattaagtttttttttatctcaggCGCTTTGAAGCTCCTGATTCCATCTGAAAATCTGGCCTCGCAAGAGGTCGCCCGGGAAGTCGCCTCCCTCGGCGTGTATTTCCTCGCCTCAGCGTGACAATTTGggagcaaccccccccccccccacggccaaaaaaacaaacgaacATAAAGACCTtaccaaagaaaaaataaatacgtAACTGTTcacacaaaacaagacaaacaacCCTGCCCTGCTTTACTAATTGAGAAGAATGTATTATaacatttttgaataatttagaGTTGCCTACATTAAATAGACCCCGTGTGGTGTTACAACGGAGTACAGCCTACCTTGTTACCATGTATGCGGCATGTGTAGCAAtactcaagtttcaagtttgacTTTTATGCAGTTAAGCCATGATTGTTTACAGATCGCTGAATTCATGTCACGGTGGTTTACGAACTCTTTTCACTACATGAACGgggaaatgttaaaatgtaagaTAACATTTCAGTTGCTTGCTTAGAAAATGGAAAACGCACCAGAGATGGGAAGTCTTGAAATGCACATTGTTCTCTtgaagaaaagaaggaaaaatcagacaaaaaaaaaaagaaaaaagaaaaaggtagGAGCACAGCAGATTCCAGATATGCCATGACAATAACACAAGACTCCCAGCATACAGTGAGGAATTATATGAGATGGGAGAAGAGTGACTTCCTACTGAAGCAAGCAGAGTCATAGATCTCCAACACCCAGAACCCACTCATGCTTCCCTCCACTGACAGCATGCACTGggggaagaaaaacacattttccccAGTGTCCAGTTACAGCAAACCATTGTCCAACATCCTTGATACAAAATGCATGTAATTGTCCTCACACCTGCCCCAGATTCTGGCCACTGAGTTGCCTCTGGCTGATCCGCGTGGACTCACTGGAAGGAGGCCTTCACCCTGCGCAGGGTGTCCTGGATGCGTCGCGCGTGCCGCTCCGTAGCGGGCTGCAGGAAGTTGGCGTGGTTGTCGGCGGCAAGGGCGGTCACGTCGCAGGTACCCAGGCGGACTAGGCGAGCCTGAAGGTACGCCTGCAGCTCCAGGTCAGGGGGGTACATGTACACATGCTCCTGGAAGGCGTGCACCTGACTTACCACACGGGCTATACTCCTGCAGagtgggagagatggagagaagtgGGGGCAaggcacgagagagagagagagagagagagagagaagagccagaaagaaagagaatgcaTGTGGACAGAGGGAAAGTGTTGGTAAGAGAAAGGagtaaaaacagaacacagaggaagaATGTAGCAGTGTTAAGCAGATGTGAATAAAACAAAGGGCAAAACTTAGTTTTCTAAAGAAACGACCATCAGTGAATGCTAATACAGCAGGACTTGCAACACTTCAGCTCAACTTCCCTTTCAttgagcatgtgagtgtgtgtgtcctgattcAGGGAGACAGCTCGTAGTGTACAACAACTAGCTGTGTGTCCGCCGCTCAACATGCCTACACTGACCCTGGCATCTGCCAACATCACCCAATCCCTCGGGCACCTGGCATAAACCCATAGCCCCAAGCACGCTGATGCTACTGATACACCATCTGgccgcagacacgcacgcacacacacacacacaaacatgcacgcacccaCAACACGGGAACCCGATTGGACACAACAGCGCGTGCATCCACCAGCTGTGTCATTACCGCTGACTCTGACTCTCcgtgacccctgacctctgcAGATGTCTGCCAGCATGGGCATGATGATGTCTGCCTTATGAGATGCAATACTGAGAATAGTTTgggctgtctgtgtctgctaCAATGATGACTGCTGAAACTTGGGAGCTGTACTTTTCACTGCCGATGCAGTCACCCAGACATACCAGCGTGCTACCCACACAAAGGAAGGTGGCACTGATGTGCTCCTGCAACACGCTCAGCTAACGAGCACACGTCTGACAGATGCGTAGCGCGTTTGCTAACTGCGTTCCAGAAGTTCTTTCACCGCGTCTCTGTCAAACTCGGCCGCGGAATGACTTCACTGAGACCCACCGTAGCTTGGTCCACTTGTATGCGCCGCTGGCCAGAGTGAAAGCACCTATCTCCAGCTGCTGAACGTGCATAGCCAGGGTGTGTGCATCTGGGAGTGTGGGCTGCTCTCTTCTCTCACCCTCCATCAGACACAGACTGTCACTCTTCAGAAACACCTGCAAGGATCGTACATGCCAGCCTCGCCCTGGAGATCTACTACCCCAGAGAGTTCCAACCACGTGGCAGGTAACTGTGCTCTTAGGATTATAGAGTGTAAGTAATTAGGTTGTTGCATTGTGTTcagatctctctgtctcttacctGTACTGCCCTGAGCTCCTCAAGAACCTCCAACGTCTTGGTGGACAGCTGTTTCCAAGCCTGCAAGTGCAAGAATCAAAGACTGTCGTTTATAAACTGTCCCCTATAAGTAACTAATAGCATAAGCAATAACCCCACTCAGTGCTGAGAAAGGATGGGTAAAATGGACAAGCTGGGCCACTGACTATGCAAATCTTTCTCgcagaacagaataaaaatatcaCTCTATATATTGCGGTGCAGTCTTTCAGTAATGCCGCTCAGTAGTGATGTGTTAACTCACTTTACGATCTGACATTTAAAAGGAAACGTTAAAGTCAGCTTCAAAAGCAGGTTCATATTGTATGCAGCCTATTTGAATTGGGGCAAAGTCTAGACTGAGATGTTCCCCTTTTCAGAACAAAAGAGCCTGTTGCTTGGGAGCAGTCTTACCTGTAGCTGTCTGACAATCACGTTCTCAAGGCCCTCAAGAATCTGCATGGCTGTAGCAAAGTTCCGTGTCTCATAACAGTGCTTAGCAATAGAGAGAAACTTGGCAAGCAAAGATGCCTGAGCCTAAAGGAGGACAAAGCACAGCATGTacagctggaaagtaaattaacaTCCATTTGTCAGGAGAGACAGACTACAGGGCTAAGCTGCACTCATAcgtaaaagaaaaaacaaacaaaaaaactccatATTTTTGTCAAAGCCAGTAAAAAAACTCACatataaaattaacatttatatatcaGGACTATGTGCACCCATGTAAAATTCTGAAATTCTTTTTGTATCGAcccaaaataaaaatggaagtACTAACTACTTGTTTATTGATCgttattattttatcattttgattTAAAGCAACAAATCAAGAATGCATGTTGAAAGGATATTCGAAAAATGACCTTCACAGTGTCTGCGACGACAATCTCAGCCGAGACCCAGTTAGTTACACTTTCTGCATATTGGATCATGTACTGCAGAGGTCCATCTTGCCCTGAGTCTACACCCACAAACAGactactgccctctagtggcaggGAATCAGACAACGAACACCTGGCCAACACACAGATTGGGACAGTTAATGACACATACAGTAGGAAGTCAAAAGTGATCAAATGACAAtgaccagtttatgctccatagagtgGTTCCCACACATGGAGTCAGCCATggataaaatgtatttcatattttctctgATATacccaggccactaggtgtcagtataatggttGTTTCAGAATGTGAaaagaatgtgaaaaaaatgacttattgatcctttaaatagattttttttttttttaacttctgttGAAGATACACAATCAAatttcaaaatgacaaagtgatggaagtgacattttttttttgtggtgacAGGGATGACGATATGCTCTCTTATTCTTAAGTATAGCTGGGATGGCAGGAACCTGTAATACATGCTCTGAACTCTGCAGGCAGCTAATAGAAGAGTCGCCAGCAATAAACAGAAACGGAATGATACAACTGCACTCTAGACACTAACATACTGATGTTTAAAAACGTTTTTAACAAGGCACATGTGGTACTGGtgttttcattcatatattattttactcATGTATTACACTTTATCTGTGTTCATAATTTATCTGTGCTGAGCATTATGAAAAGTTCTTGTTCTGGCTGTGTGTATAAGAGGGCCTTTGTTCCAGCCTTTGTTAAGGAGTTCACCCTGGTATGGTCTGCCTGACCTTCACGGCACTGGAACAGAGATAACGCAAGACTGAGAGCCCCTGAAGGAAGACGCAAATCAGCTGGATGTAACTGGGCAGAAACATAAATGTAGGACAGCATGTCTCTTTTTGTGACCAACTGGTTGTCTTCTTTCACAATGAAGATTAATGAAGGGTGACAACACCCATGTTAAGGCCTGTAAAAGTTTAGATGGTTTATGCTGATTTAAACCCATTCTCCCCAGCCTTTGTGTGGTTCATGATCAATGCTAAAGAACACTAATGCCCACCAAACAAATTGCACAGTTTGCTATGAAATATTACAAAGGGCATGGTTTCACTCTAACACTATACTGTGTGGACTACAAAATGCGGATACTCACTTGGAGATGTTCACTGCCTTCTCTCGAACTCCCTGTGCCCTTGAGTTCAGAAAATGGACAGGATGACAACTTTGAAAGATTTCCTAAGAGGGAGATAAAATTAGCCGCTAGGGAGAGCAGAGTGCAGACACTGCTTAGCCAAAACACACTTATTTAACATGGGAGACCCGATTTG
This region of Electrophorus electricus isolate fEleEle1 chromosome 11, fEleEle1.pri, whole genome shotgun sequence genomic DNA includes:
- the vox gene encoding ventral homeobox, producing MVKHFSADWLAQSYHETGIKHDLDTSQALLRPHVPCSVQPRPPTSYGKFPPQRKTQQLTYTQAKDHTPLFTLISPRNCSSPNFSENGGYSSGYDSEATGSECPSVEDEIEGLREHGAQRRIRTKFTPDQIDKLEKIFSKHKYLDAGERVKTALKLNLSETQVRTWFQNRRMKLKREVQEMRAEYLVPALPAVMWSAAPAVQYHCFSGQRPSLTPFPLSSHRPAPQQEHSPNFDGVQSHMPCLVDSRTLVSNEDPSYVTHREDVSDNVKDLARAPSSPTNSYGYSSGSESEVCDDGEQESGPNRRVKTWFQNRRMKLKREVQDTRTEYFAASLLSHVVFPSPLSFQNHVLTGQRLSLLPGVYSLYPQHLSQRVCPRQMAQQRIQPSLLASCYY